One part of the Bacteroidia bacterium genome encodes these proteins:
- a CDS encoding DEAD/DEAH box helicase codes for MHLVDATLPFCPVYSTYHHEYLGYLMTAHVVQILPSGELSFVHQGLYPHNIAEFSQELDEDDKELVKLISEMTPKAIVKKFGGDPRNELEFFSKKFEGQAKKLVTNFIQRRMARILPLCKGKALFEMGNDGYPAKQKITILDEQATALFHFRKKENFTRYYPTVKLNGEIVKFQKTGAALLCLEPAWMLLNHELFTFKKHVDGKKLRPFLRKDFIAIPKEKEEEYYRKFITQIIEKYDVYAKGFEIKTLRYDPEFILKVKEYDASSFSFLREVKYGQHCIPLESEGKVKSIMEKNGEEYRFFRIERKCQQEKEMLEFFEQFTPNKNSLSPWEYIQKDKALSWFSEHADFIRDKGVNIIQENPSYQISLDIPQIELKTQESGDWFDIKAIVRIGKFEIPFIKFRGHILKGNREYKLPDDSIAILPEHWFSDYRHLLEVSEVDESDGGSLKIKKYQAPLLNFPSKGNNGHSKMLDSIKNTEGIPEIPTPRGLKAKLRSYQEAGYNWLHFMKAHNMGGILADDMGLGKTLQTLSLLLKEKEDGIDTPSLIVLPTSLIPNWANEAKKFTPSLKIFTHTGINRPKDAGTFADYDLILTTYGLVRQDIKLLATFPFNYIILDESQNIKNPESKTAKAVRKLVAKHRLSLSGTPIENTVMDIWSQMSFLNPGLLGSDNFFKKFYVQPIEKNFDTKQSAKLSRIIYPYILRRRKHQVEKELPPRIEKLHYCEMTDEQKDFYEDTRSSYRNYLMDLITQGAWKKNKLNILAGLQKLRQIAIHPRIIEPEKFELENSGKYQEVKRLLKQILGKKRSKVLIFSQFVKVLTLLRNDLDKEGIKYNYLDGGTKDRQTPVDTFQNDKDIKVFLISLKAGGVGLNLTAADYVFILDPWWNPAVENQAIDRSHRIGQTRTVFYYKFITRDSIEEKILNLQRKKAKLSDDIIQVDEEVYKSLEASDLEDLLK; via the coding sequence ATGCACCTCGTTGACGCCACACTTCCCTTCTGCCCGGTATACTCTACTTACCACCATGAGTATTTGGGATACCTGATGACAGCGCATGTGGTTCAAATCCTTCCCAGTGGAGAGCTGAGTTTTGTTCATCAGGGATTATACCCCCACAATATAGCCGAATTCTCGCAAGAGTTGGATGAGGATGACAAAGAGCTTGTCAAGCTCATTTCAGAAATGACTCCCAAAGCTATTGTAAAGAAATTTGGAGGGGATCCCCGAAACGAACTGGAATTTTTTTCTAAAAAATTTGAAGGACAGGCGAAAAAACTCGTTACCAATTTCATTCAAAGAAGGATGGCCAGGATTCTTCCTTTATGCAAAGGAAAGGCCCTCTTTGAAATGGGAAATGATGGATATCCAGCCAAGCAAAAAATTACCATACTCGATGAGCAAGCAACCGCTCTCTTTCACTTTCGCAAAAAAGAAAATTTCACCCGCTACTATCCTACCGTAAAACTCAATGGAGAGATCGTGAAGTTCCAGAAAACGGGAGCTGCTCTTCTCTGCCTTGAGCCTGCCTGGATGCTTCTCAATCATGAGTTGTTTACCTTCAAAAAGCATGTAGATGGAAAGAAATTGAGACCTTTCCTCAGAAAGGACTTTATTGCTATCCCCAAAGAAAAAGAAGAGGAATATTACCGGAAATTTATTACCCAGATCATTGAGAAATATGATGTTTATGCAAAGGGGTTTGAAATAAAGACCCTCCGCTATGATCCGGAATTTATCCTTAAGGTAAAAGAGTATGATGCTTCCAGTTTTTCCTTTTTGCGTGAAGTAAAATATGGTCAACACTGCATTCCTTTGGAAAGTGAAGGCAAGGTAAAGTCCATCATGGAAAAAAACGGGGAAGAATACCGATTCTTCCGGATTGAACGAAAATGCCAGCAGGAAAAAGAAATGCTGGAGTTTTTTGAGCAATTCACCCCAAATAAAAATAGCCTTAGCCCCTGGGAATATATTCAAAAAGACAAGGCCCTTTCCTGGTTTTCTGAGCATGCAGATTTCATCCGGGACAAAGGGGTAAACATTATACAGGAAAATCCCTCCTATCAAATTAGCCTGGATATTCCTCAGATAGAACTTAAAACCCAGGAATCAGGGGACTGGTTTGATATAAAAGCTATCGTTCGAATTGGCAAATTTGAAATCCCTTTCATAAAGTTCAGGGGCCATATTCTCAAAGGAAATCGAGAGTACAAATTGCCGGATGACAGCATTGCTATTTTGCCGGAACACTGGTTTTCGGATTATCGTCATCTGTTGGAAGTTTCTGAAGTGGATGAATCTGATGGGGGAAGCCTGAAAATCAAAAAATACCAGGCCCCTTTGCTAAATTTCCCTTCAAAAGGAAACAATGGCCACTCCAAGATGCTTGATAGCATAAAAAACACAGAAGGCATCCCCGAAATTCCGACTCCCAGAGGATTGAAAGCGAAACTCCGTAGCTATCAGGAAGCAGGCTATAATTGGCTCCATTTTATGAAGGCCCACAATATGGGCGGCATCCTGGCGGATGATATGGGATTGGGAAAGACCCTTCAAACTTTAAGTCTCCTGTTAAAAGAAAAAGAAGATGGAATAGACACCCCTTCTTTAATTGTCCTCCCGACTTCTCTGATTCCCAACTGGGCAAACGAAGCAAAAAAATTCACACCATCTCTTAAAATATTTACACATACGGGCATCAATCGTCCCAAGGATGCAGGAACATTCGCTGATTATGACCTAATCCTGACTACTTATGGTTTGGTAAGGCAAGACATCAAATTACTGGCGACTTTTCCTTTCAACTACATCATCCTCGACGAAAGCCAGAATATCAAAAATCCAGAATCCAAAACGGCCAAGGCAGTACGCAAACTGGTAGCCAAGCATAGGCTTTCTCTATCTGGTACGCCTATAGAAAATACTGTCATGGATATTTGGTCTCAAATGTCTTTCCTCAATCCGGGTTTATTGGGCTCAGATAATTTCTTCAAGAAATTTTATGTGCAGCCGATTGAGAAGAATTTTGATACCAAGCAATCAGCAAAACTGAGCCGTATCATCTATCCGTATATCCTGAGAAGAAGGAAGCACCAGGTTGAGAAGGAATTGCCTCCACGTATCGAGAAGCTCCATTATTGTGAGATGACCGATGAGCAAAAAGATTTCTATGAAGACACGCGTAGTTCCTACAGAAACTACCTCATGGATCTTATTACGCAAGGAGCCTGGAAAAAGAATAAACTCAATATCCTGGCTGGACTTCAGAAGCTTCGTCAGATCGCGATACACCCCCGAATCATTGAGCCGGAAAAATTTGAGCTGGAAAATTCAGGTAAATACCAGGAAGTAAAAAGATTGCTGAAGCAGATCCTTGGGAAAAAGCGCTCCAAAGTGCTGATCTTTTCTCAGTTTGTAAAAGTACTCACCCTCCTCCGCAATGACCTGGATAAAGAAGGGATCAAGTACAACTACCTGGATGGAGGCACCAAAGACCGCCAGACCCCCGTAGATACTTTCCAGAATGACAAGGATATAAAAGTATTCCTGATCAGTTTAAAGGCAGGAGGCGTTGGCCTTAATCTTACAGCGGCTGATTATGTATTCATTCTCGATCCCTGGTGGAACCCGGCAGTAGAAAATCAGGCGATTGACCGATCTCACAGAATCGGCCAGACGCGAACGGTCTTCTATTATAAATTCATCACGCGTGATAGCATTGAGGAGAAGATTCTCAATCTACAGAGAAAGAAGGCCAAGCTTTCGGATGATATTATACAAGT
- a CDS encoding T9SS type A sorting domain-containing protein yields the protein MKHFVAIILIFSAFQLQAQITIDNNDMPSPGYWARLSVADTVFQPDLQTVGANLNWDFTGMNAVTQRKDTFGSVNDIPILIRLLFLSSNLVRIQETPDSLGGIALSEGYQFFRKTNSRYENNGLGGTINGIPFGLSNNPDDIIYRFPLNYQDVDSSESLAQLNIPGVFYIERSVKRWNEVDAWGQLETPYGTFNTLRVKTTIQESDSIAADTISFRINVPTRREYKWLAKEEKIPIMTVNTILVGGNEVPAGIQYVDSLRNTGGTTAVAEELSSIAKMYPNPTSDLLNLEILEQLGEDARIEVYDLRGQKLMDQNLVYGINQLMLGNMPRGIYHLRIISKKKSYTGSLLRR from the coding sequence ATGAAGCACTTTGTCGCTATAATCCTCATTTTCAGTGCCTTTCAGCTACAAGCACAGATTACCATTGATAATAATGATATGCCCAGTCCTGGTTATTGGGCGAGATTGAGCGTTGCTGATACGGTCTTTCAGCCTGATTTGCAGACAGTTGGGGCAAACCTAAACTGGGATTTCACCGGAATGAATGCTGTTACCCAAAGGAAGGACACCTTTGGCAGTGTTAATGACATTCCTATCCTGATCAGATTGCTGTTTTTAAGTTCTAATCTTGTTAGAATTCAGGAAACTCCTGATTCTTTGGGAGGAATAGCCCTGAGTGAAGGCTATCAGTTTTTTAGAAAAACAAATTCCCGATATGAAAATAATGGTCTGGGGGGAACGATAAATGGAATACCTTTCGGACTATCTAACAATCCTGACGATATCATCTATCGTTTTCCCTTGAACTACCAGGACGTTGATTCTTCAGAGTCATTGGCTCAATTGAATATTCCTGGAGTATTTTATATAGAACGAAGCGTGAAAAGATGGAATGAAGTTGATGCCTGGGGGCAACTGGAAACGCCCTATGGTACCTTCAATACCTTGCGCGTTAAAACCACGATTCAGGAATCAGATTCTATCGCTGCAGATACGATTTCCTTCCGTATCAATGTGCCCACGAGAAGAGAATACAAATGGCTGGCTAAGGAAGAGAAAATTCCCATCATGACGGTGAATACGATACTAGTTGGGGGGAATGAAGTTCCTGCCGGTATTCAATATGTGGATTCCCTGCGAAATACTGGTGGGACGACTGCTGTCGCTGAGGAGCTAAGCTCTATTGCCAAGATGTATCCCAATCCCACTTCAGACCTGCTTAATCTGGAAATCCTGGAGCAATTGGGAGAAGATGCTCGAATCGAAGTATATGACCTGAGAGGGCAAAAATTGATGGATCAAAACCTGGTTTACGGAATCAATCAGCTTATGCTGGGAAATATGCCCAGGGGCATTTATCACCTTCGGATCATCAGTAAAAAGAAAAGTTATACGGGTTCTTTATTAAGGCGATAA
- the dnaB gene encoding replicative DNA helicase: MAENSKRTPSKYSNPNTAQGKVQSLSTSPLGGKLPPQSLDMEEAVLGALLLEKDALHRIMDILKPNMFYKDANQVIFEQILALFQNSEPIDILTVKNALKKEGKLQEAGGAFYLTELTSRVASAANIEYHARVIAEKFILRQLIIVSDQVVKDAYNETTDVFDLLDQTEQSLFEISETNLRRNYLGMPELVMKTLERLEEMRGKDSSVTGIPSGIVELDKMTAGFNKTDLVIIAARPAMGKTAFTLTLARNASLRFGEAVAFFSLEMAAVQLTQRLIVSEAELDAQKVRTGRLEDYEWKQLITRIGSLSKTEIFIDDTPALSIWDLRAKCRRLKAEKNISMVIIDYLQLMTGPSNKGGNREQEIAAISRSLKELAKELDVCVIALSQLSRAVESRGGDKRPVLSDLRESGSIEQDADIVMFLYRPEYYGFETDDEGNSTLGKAELIIAKQRNGPTGNVDMQFIGKYGKFGDWTQGGTSDFDAFGMDAGGGNTITLPSKMNDPASGGGGGDSSVPF; the protein is encoded by the coding sequence ATGGCTGAGAACAGCAAGCGTACTCCGAGCAAGTACAGTAACCCAAATACTGCACAAGGTAAGGTCCAAAGCCTTTCTACTTCTCCTTTAGGTGGAAAACTACCTCCCCAGTCTCTGGATATGGAAGAAGCTGTGTTGGGAGCCCTATTGTTGGAAAAGGATGCCCTGCACCGGATCATGGATATCCTCAAGCCCAATATGTTCTATAAAGATGCCAACCAGGTCATTTTTGAGCAGATTCTTGCCCTTTTTCAGAATTCAGAGCCCATTGATATCCTTACAGTCAAAAATGCCTTAAAAAAAGAAGGCAAACTACAGGAAGCCGGAGGTGCCTTTTATCTTACAGAATTGACCTCGCGGGTAGCCTCTGCGGCCAATATTGAATACCATGCTCGTGTAATCGCTGAGAAATTTATTCTTCGGCAGCTTATCATCGTTTCAGATCAGGTAGTAAAGGATGCCTACAATGAAACCACGGATGTGTTTGATTTATTGGATCAAACCGAGCAATCTCTCTTCGAAATTTCTGAAACCAACTTGAGGAGAAATTACCTTGGGATGCCTGAATTGGTGATGAAGACCTTGGAGCGCCTTGAGGAAATGAGGGGAAAAGACAGCAGTGTTACCGGTATTCCATCCGGTATTGTTGAGCTGGATAAAATGACGGCTGGTTTCAACAAGACTGACCTCGTAATCATTGCAGCAAGACCTGCAATGGGTAAAACTGCTTTCACCCTTACCCTGGCCAGAAATGCTTCCCTTCGTTTTGGAGAAGCCGTAGCTTTCTTCTCACTGGAGATGGCGGCTGTTCAGTTGACCCAACGTTTGATTGTTTCAGAAGCAGAGCTCGATGCCCAAAAGGTTCGTACCGGTCGCCTGGAAGATTATGAGTGGAAGCAGCTGATTACTCGAATCGGATCTTTGAGTAAGACCGAAATATTTATTGATGATACCCCTGCCCTCTCCATTTGGGACCTTAGAGCCAAATGCCGAAGACTTAAGGCTGAGAAAAATATCAGCATGGTCATCATTGACTATTTGCAGTTGATGACCGGACCTTCAAATAAAGGAGGTAATCGTGAACAGGAGATTGCAGCCATTTCGCGATCTCTGAAAGAATTGGCAAAAGAACTGGATGTCTGTGTGATCGCACTTTCTCAGTTGAGTCGTGCTGTGGAAAGCCGGGGAGGAGACAAACGCCCGGTATTGAGTGACTTGAGGGAATCTGGATCTATTGAGCAGGATGCGGATATCGTTATGTTCCTCTATCGTCCAGAGTATTATGGCTTTGAAACAGATGATGAAGGCAACTCAACCTTAGGAAAGGCTGAGCTTATCATAGCCAAACAAAGAAATGGCCCTACAGGAAATGTCGATATGCAATTTATCGGCAAGTACGGTAAGTTCGGAGACTGGACACAGGGAGGCACTTCTGATTTTGATGCCTTTGGTATGGATGCAGGTGGAGGAAACACCATTACCCTGCCTTCTAAAATGAATGATCCGGCTAGCGGAGGTGGAGGCGGAGATAGCAGTGTTCCCTTTTAG
- the ftsY gene encoding signal recognition particle-docking protein FtsY, giving the protein MFNFFNKKENKDKLDKGLEKTKVGLMGRLNRAILGKSKVDEEVLDELEEVLIASDVGVKTTVRIIERIESRVSDDKYTSAKELDYILKDEIEKLILENHPESLNYFEIPEIRNEGQKQPYVIMVVGVNGVGKTTTIGKLAHRWRDQGKSVLMGAADTFRAAAVDQLKLWADRVGADFYSKGMNTDPAAVAYESVREGLNKNSDVIIVDTAGRLHTKRGLMDELSKIKRSMDKVMPGAPHEVLLVLDASTGQNAIIQAEKFTEATDVTSLALTKLDGTAKGGVVIGVSDRFKIPVKFIGVGEGMDDLQTFDPKEFIDSMFELKS; this is encoded by the coding sequence ATGTTTAACTTTTTCAATAAGAAAGAAAATAAGGATAAGCTCGACAAGGGCCTGGAGAAGACCAAGGTCGGCTTGATGGGAAGACTTAATCGTGCGATCCTGGGTAAATCCAAAGTCGATGAAGAGGTCCTGGATGAGCTGGAAGAGGTCTTGATTGCGAGTGATGTGGGGGTGAAAACTACAGTTCGAATCATCGAACGTATTGAAAGCCGGGTTTCTGATGATAAGTATACCAGTGCAAAAGAACTGGATTATATCCTGAAAGATGAAATAGAAAAACTAATTCTGGAAAACCATCCGGAAAGTCTCAACTATTTTGAAATACCTGAGATCAGGAATGAAGGCCAAAAGCAGCCCTACGTGATCATGGTGGTGGGAGTAAATGGTGTGGGCAAGACAACCACAATCGGCAAACTGGCGCACAGATGGAGAGATCAGGGGAAATCGGTCTTGATGGGTGCTGCAGATACCTTCCGTGCCGCCGCAGTTGATCAATTGAAACTATGGGCAGATAGAGTAGGAGCTGATTTTTATTCGAAAGGAATGAATACTGATCCTGCCGCTGTAGCCTATGAGTCGGTAAGGGAAGGCCTGAATAAAAATTCAGATGTAATCATCGTGGATACTGCCGGGCGATTACATACAAAGAGGGGCTTGATGGATGAGCTCTCAAAAATCAAGCGAAGTATGGACAAAGTTATGCCCGGAGCACCACATGAGGTCCTCTTGGTTCTGGATGCAAGTACCGGGCAGAATGCGATTATACAAGCAGAAAAATTTACAGAAGCCACAGACGTAACCTCTTTAGCCTTGACCAAACTTGATGGGACTGCAAAAGGAGGAGTAGTCATTGGTGTTTCGGATCGATTCAAAATACCGGTGAAGTTTATTGGAGTGGGAGAAGGAATGGATGATCTCCAGACTTTTGACCCCAAGGAGTTTATTGATTCTATGTTTGAGCTAAAATCCTGA
- the rimO gene encoding 30S ribosomal protein S12 methylthiotransferase RimO: MVNNLPKYKKRQQDKINVITLGCSKNLVDSEVLLSQLHGNGMSATHEAEQSDANVVVINTCGFIDKAKEESVNTILDYVGRKEAGEIEKVVVTGCLSQRYKDDLKEEIPEVDAWFGTQDMPDLVNELGADFKKELVGERNTSTDSHYAYLKIAEGCNRPCSFCAIPLMRGKHNSRSIEFLVKEAEFLVAKGVKELMLIAQDLTYYGIDLYGERKLNELLLALCEVKGLAWIRLHYAYPSGFPVEILPTIREQAKICNYLDMPLQHISDPVLKTMRRGINSKRTRDLVKRIREEVPGLALRTTLLVGHPGESEEDHQELLKFVEEARFDRLGVFTYSHEENTHAGDKYEDLIDEETKERRMEEVMELQQGISLEINRGYVGKTYKTIIDRKESGYYIGRTEFDSPEVDNEVIVHTEKELEIGAFYQVEIQDAMEYDLIGKVLS, translated from the coding sequence ATGGTCAATAACCTTCCCAAATATAAAAAGCGACAACAAGACAAGATCAATGTGATCACCCTGGGTTGTTCCAAAAATCTGGTAGATTCAGAGGTGCTTCTCTCTCAATTGCATGGCAATGGGATGAGTGCTACCCATGAAGCCGAACAGAGTGATGCAAATGTAGTCGTAATTAATACCTGTGGTTTTATAGATAAAGCCAAAGAAGAATCGGTTAATACGATTTTGGATTATGTGGGTCGAAAAGAAGCAGGTGAGATTGAAAAGGTGGTCGTAACGGGTTGCTTGTCTCAAAGATATAAGGATGACCTTAAAGAGGAGATTCCCGAGGTAGATGCCTGGTTTGGTACACAAGACATGCCGGACCTGGTAAATGAACTGGGCGCTGATTTCAAAAAAGAATTGGTCGGGGAAAGAAATACCAGCACTGATTCTCATTATGCCTATTTGAAAATCGCGGAAGGTTGTAACAGGCCTTGTAGCTTTTGCGCCATTCCCTTGATGCGAGGAAAGCATAATTCCAGGAGTATTGAGTTTTTGGTGAAAGAAGCTGAATTTCTGGTAGCCAAAGGAGTAAAGGAACTGATGTTGATTGCACAGGACCTGACTTATTATGGCATAGACTTGTATGGCGAAAGAAAGCTTAATGAACTGTTACTTGCCTTATGTGAGGTAAAGGGACTAGCGTGGATTCGACTCCATTATGCTTACCCCAGTGGCTTTCCAGTAGAAATTCTTCCTACCATTCGAGAACAAGCAAAGATTTGCAACTACCTGGATATGCCTTTGCAGCATATTTCAGATCCGGTTCTCAAGACTATGCGTCGAGGGATCAATTCCAAAAGAACGCGGGATCTGGTGAAGAGAATCCGGGAAGAAGTTCCAGGACTTGCCTTGAGAACTACCTTGTTGGTTGGACATCCGGGAGAGAGTGAAGAGGACCATCAGGAATTGCTGAAGTTCGTTGAAGAAGCCAGATTTGATCGCCTGGGGGTCTTTACCTATTCTCATGAGGAAAACACCCATGCCGGAGATAAATACGAAGATCTCATCGATGAGGAAACCAAAGAACGGCGAATGGAAGAGGTAATGGAGCTTCAGCAAGGAATTTCTCTGGAAATAAATCGTGGTTATGTAGGCAAAACCTATAAAACCATAATAGATAGAAAGGAATCCGGTTATTATATTGGCAGAACGGAATTTGATTCGCCTGAAGTAGATAATGAAGTCATCGTCCATACAGAAAAAGAACTGGAGATAGGCGCATTCTATCAGGTGGAAATCCAGGATGCCATGGAATATGACCTGATCGGCAAAGTCCTTAGCTAA
- a CDS encoding GWxTD domain-containing protein, translating into MRKLLLFILLACTLFQTRAQSPWDCAVKKGLDLGSNTRLFLAYKSSSNANKVFKADIRFRPKGKYRDFLRKETRLETRGDKIFVLPFSLPKGEYEVDISIEDVELGNMYHVTPDEVYKCREQEINISDIYLSYNPSAERAFEQPLVNLSLDKDKEQLYYFIELQTARAYSNLNISAFLFKDKNSGKLNLEQMDTFESIYETSQNLSMYKLQQAQISDMLEVGDLEPGEYLLSVEVFNGATRLGGVDSRFVIGGDIKELMRQRGYIDDAILMMEYILPIEELEALLDNPDYEAKKVAFDKIWLELYGEEADIMMEEYYSAVITANQLYNEDLPGRKGWQSDRGKIFIEYGQPEIKNVTIRGKEYQRWIYAKWSLSFLFEKRNQGYYLIE; encoded by the coding sequence ATGAGAAAATTGCTGCTTTTTATCCTACTTGCTTGCACCTTATTTCAGACTCGGGCACAATCCCCATGGGATTGCGCGGTGAAAAAGGGCCTGGACCTGGGCAGTAATACCCGCCTTTTTCTGGCATACAAATCCAGTTCAAACGCAAACAAAGTATTTAAAGCAGATATACGTTTCCGCCCTAAAGGAAAATACCGGGATTTTCTTCGTAAAGAAACCCGTCTGGAAACCCGGGGAGATAAAATATTTGTTTTACCCTTTAGCCTGCCAAAAGGAGAATATGAGGTAGACATTAGTATTGAAGATGTCGAGCTGGGAAATATGTACCACGTCACCCCTGATGAGGTGTATAAGTGCAGAGAGCAGGAGATCAATATCTCAGATATCTACCTTTCCTATAATCCTTCTGCAGAAAGGGCTTTCGAACAACCACTGGTAAATCTAAGCCTTGATAAAGACAAAGAACAGCTATATTATTTTATTGAACTGCAAACAGCTCGCGCATATTCCAACCTAAACATCAGTGCCTTCCTCTTTAAGGATAAGAATTCTGGAAAACTCAATCTCGAACAAATGGATACCTTTGAATCTATTTATGAGACGAGCCAGAACCTGAGTATGTATAAATTACAACAGGCTCAAATATCGGATATGCTGGAAGTAGGCGACCTCGAACCGGGAGAATACTTGCTGAGTGTGGAGGTTTTTAATGGAGCTACGCGTTTGGGAGGAGTTGATTCTCGCTTTGTGATAGGCGGAGATATCAAAGAACTCATGCGTCAAAGGGGCTATATAGATGATGCCATTCTCATGATGGAATATATTTTGCCCATAGAAGAATTGGAAGCCCTCCTGGACAATCCGGATTATGAAGCAAAAAAGGTAGCTTTTGATAAAATCTGGTTAGAGTTATATGGAGAGGAAGCTGATATTATGATGGAAGAATATTACTCCGCTGTAATTACGGCCAATCAATTATACAATGAGGATCTTCCCGGCAGAAAAGGCTGGCAATCAGACCGGGGGAAGATTTTTATTGAATACGGACAGCCAGAGATTAAAAATGTGACTATCAGGGGAAAAGAATATCAAAGATGGATTTATGCCAAGTGGTCTCTATCTTTTTTATTCGAAAAACGCAACCAAGGATATTACCTCATCGAATAA
- a CDS encoding DUF445 family protein: MIDTFKTYFQRHFAFDSLFDSKESGKAAEAPEKYGLNKSKQFFLYFLRVSPFLCGLGFGLSFLEAFETNHLFTLDIFGYPLILNFAGILKIICVSGLIGFGTNYIAIKMLFRPVIKRPILGQGLIPAQKDRIIYTLAQGIYRHVLNQDLIRKRVEETGLVKKVNSLVMDGAVGLLQDDELREHIKSIIVESMNEYAEREDVRKEIAEMIDTRLEQNLDKGLKKFLLQTYKKYNKEDYEEVIEKIVKDLPQLALEVIEKLEDQLDRAAAYIRKEKEETAEKIMDLFIDLLNKLDITDLLAKQMAHFNEAELERLVWESTNEQLRYIQYLGTILGMLGGLLIWAPELMITVYALLIGIIAGLDSLLFRIATK, translated from the coding sequence ATGATCGATACTTTTAAAACCTATTTTCAGCGGCACTTTGCTTTTGATAGTCTTTTTGATAGCAAGGAATCGGGCAAGGCTGCAGAGGCCCCTGAAAAATACGGGCTCAACAAGAGCAAGCAGTTTTTTCTATACTTTCTGAGAGTTTCCCCTTTCCTGTGTGGATTGGGTTTTGGTTTGTCTTTTCTGGAGGCATTTGAAACCAATCATCTGTTTACCCTTGATATTTTTGGTTATCCCCTTATCCTCAATTTCGCCGGAATCCTTAAAATTATCTGCGTAAGTGGATTGATCGGTTTTGGAACCAACTATATTGCAATCAAAATGCTCTTCAGGCCGGTGATCAAAAGACCCATTCTGGGGCAAGGACTTATACCCGCACAAAAAGACCGGATTATCTATACCCTGGCACAAGGAATTTACCGACATGTGCTCAATCAGGATTTGATTCGGAAAAGGGTGGAGGAGACAGGATTGGTGAAAAAAGTCAATAGCCTGGTCATGGATGGAGCCGTGGGACTTTTGCAGGATGATGAATTAAGAGAACACATCAAAAGTATCATCGTCGAATCGATGAATGAATATGCAGAAAGAGAGGATGTGAGAAAGGAAATTGCCGAGATGATCGATACCCGTCTAGAGCAAAACCTGGATAAGGGCCTTAAAAAATTCTTACTGCAGACCTATAAAAAATATAACAAAGAGGATTATGAGGAGGTTATTGAGAAAATAGTGAAAGATCTTCCCCAATTGGCATTGGAAGTAATTGAGAAGCTGGAGGACCAATTGGACCGTGCTGCCGCATATATTAGAAAGGAAAAGGAAGAGACCGCGGAGAAGATTATGGACCTCTTTATAGATCTTTTAAATAAATTGGACATCACCGATCTACTGGCCAAGCAAATGGCTCACTTTAATGAAGCAGAATTAGAGCGCTTGGTCTGGGAGTCGACAAATGAACAATTAAGATATATACAATATTTGGGTACAATATTGGGAATGCTGGGAGGATTGCTGATATGGGCACCTGAATTAATGATTACGGTATATGCCCTCTTGATCGGCATCATCGCAGGCCTTGATTCCCTGCTCTTTAGAATTGCTACTAAGTAA